The following coding sequences lie in one Apium graveolens cultivar Ventura chromosome 1, ASM990537v1, whole genome shotgun sequence genomic window:
- the LOC141721575 gene encoding homeobox-leucine zipper protein HDG12-like has translation MKHVCSGLAFGATRKLATLRRTCERLSCLMDVINTSYFGGVITSTHGKRNLMKLSQWMVKTFCSSINGQQVMISGMNDLDRIWDERFGISDPGHPNSIVVSAATTISVPFASVEVFNFFRDGRNRPLWHFFLIIILSKRLAILRVDLIQGIVSLFSGPRVPARATC, from the exons ATGAAACATGTATGTAGTGGTTTAGCATTTGGTGCCACAAGAAAGCTTGCTACACTTCGAAGAACTTGTGAAAGGCTTTCTTGTTTGATGGATGTTATTAATACTTCCTATTTTGGAGGAG TAATTACATCCACTCATGGCAAAAGAAATTTGATGAAACTTTCCCAGTGGATGGTTAAGACTTTTTGTTCTAGCATCAACGGACAGCAAGTGATGATCTCTGGGATGAACGATTTGGACAGGATTTGGGATGAACGATTTGGGATCTCTGATCCTGGCCATCCTAACAGCATTGTTGTGAGTGCAGCAACTACTATTTCCGTCCCATTTGCTTCTGTAGAGGTTTTCAATTTCTTCAGGGACGGAAGAAACCGACCCCTT TGGCATTTTTTTCTAATCATAATCCTGTCAAAGAGATTGGCCATATTGCGTGTGGATCTCATCCAGGGAATCGTATCTCTGTTCTCGGG GCCTCGGGTACCAGCCAGAGCAACATGTTAA